One region of Salvia miltiorrhiza cultivar Shanhuang (shh) chromosome 3, IMPLAD_Smil_shh, whole genome shotgun sequence genomic DNA includes:
- the LOC131018606 gene encoding chromatin structure-remodeling complex protein SYD-like → MANPQNVELEAAKFLHKLIQESKDEPSKLATKLYVILQHMRSSGKENSMPYQVISRAMETVIKEHNLDIETLMSSRLPLAAGTQVGDTAASQQLAGSSQRVGTAKDSKSGNEIETPETYASTRTPSGPVSGGQDMYQGSTAHIGGVGVKVHGVPPGAPGSYLTADSTNRMQFGNSSFDGQGLAAKMSKDRSVEAFGDHSAGKIAGKTLDHGGSSLVTNANMSSFQASLAEQNLTRTAGSRDTGKSPAPQASNAGLPFKEQQLKQLRAQCLVFLAFRNGLMPKKLHLEIALGDIYSKEDGTRRDLLDQKGKEQLVHDASNVPEAPRSIERPDSSKCNPPLLDSNTTKEADSMKFPDERISQPAVPVENDQDRNCSLSRGKPDIEVTREDAIESHASAQRETHDSSIKESYSCDHEDDLANHRQRKCISSAVITPFEQSMLEDSGTAYDDY, encoded by the exons ATGGCTAATCCTCAGAACGTTGAGCTGGAAGCAGCCAAGTTTCTGCATAAACTCATCCAGGAGTCTAAAGACGAGCCTTCCAAATTGGCTACAAAGCTTTATGTG ATTTTGCAGCACATGAGGTCTAGTGGGAAAGAAAATTCCATGCCTTATCAAGTCATATCGAG GGCAATGGAAACAGTAATCAAAGAACACAATCTTGATATCGAAACTTTAATGTCGTCACGCCTGCCTCTGGCAGCTGGAACTCAAGTTGGAGATACTGCTGCATCGCAGCAATTAGCTG GATCTTCTCAGCGGGTTGGGACTGCTAAAGACTCTAAATCTGGAAATGAGATCGAAACACCGGAGACATATGCATCAACTAGGACACCTAGCGGTCCAGTAAGTGGTGGGCAAGACATGTATCAAGGTTCTACAGCTCATATAGGTG GTGTTGGTGTCAAGGTTCATGGGGTTCCACCGGGTGCTCCGGGTTCTTATTTAACAGCAGACTCAACAAATCGGATGCAGTTTGGTAACTCTTCATTCGATGGCCAGGGTCTTGCTGCCAAGATGTCCAAGGACAGAAGTGTGGAAGCCTTTGGTGATCATTCTGCTGGAAAAATAGCTGGAAAGACATTGGACCATGGTGGATCTAGTCTAGTAACAAATGCAAATATG AGTTCTTTTCAGGCCAGTCTTGCAGAGCAAAACTTGACCAGAACTGCTGGTTCTAGGGATACTGGGAAATCTCCAGCTCCTCAGGCTTCCAATGCAGGCCTTCCATTTAAGGAACAACAGTTGAAACAACTGAGAGCGCAGTGCCTTGTCTTTTTGGCTTTTAG AAATGGTTTGATGCCGAAGAAACTTCATCTTGAAATTGCTCTTGGAGACATATATTCTAAAGAAG ATGGGACCCGTAGAGATCTCCTTGACCAGAAAGGGAAGGAGCAACTAGTTCATGATGCAAGCAATGTCCCAGAAGCCCCAAGGTCAATTGAGAGGCCGGATAGCAGCAAGTGTAACCCCCCTCTCTTGGATTCTAACACAACAAAAGAAGCTGATTCTATGAAGTTTCCAGATGAGAGAATTAGTCAACCTGCTGTTCCAGTTGAAAATGATCAGGACAGGAATTGTTCACTGTCAAGAGGGAAACCAGATATTGAAGTTACAAGAGAGGATGCTATAGAATCACATGCATCTGCACAAAGAGAAACACATGATTCAAGTATAAAGGAATCATATAGCTGTGATCATGAGGATGATTTGGCGAACCACCGCCAGCGCAAATGCATATCCTCTGCAGTTATAACCCCTTTTGAACAATCAATGCTTGAGGATAGTG gcactgcATACGATGACTACTAA